From Motacilla alba alba isolate MOTALB_02 chromosome 20, Motacilla_alba_V1.0_pri, whole genome shotgun sequence, the proteins below share one genomic window:
- the ADA gene encoding adenosine deaminase isoform X4 — translation MPAIAGDREAVKRIAYEFVETKAKEGVAYVEVRYSPHLLANSGVAPIPWGQAEGDLTPDEVVQLVNQGLKDGERDFHIKARSILCCMRHMPSWSPEVVELCKKYQNDSVVAVDLAGDETLKVEDYSEHKKAYEEAERCGIHRTVHAGEAGPAAMVKEAVYVLKAERVGHGYHVVEDPELYKQLLKIKMHFEVCPWSSYLTGACSPDFTKHPVIQFKKDRANYSLNTDDPLIFNSTIDKDYGIVKEHMGFTEEEFKRVNINAAQSSFLPEKEKQELLNKLYEAYGMVPNTS, via the exons ATGCCTGCCATTGC gggTGACCGTGAGGCGGTGAAGAGAATTGCCTACGAGtttgtggaaacaaaagcaaaggaaggagTCGCCTACGTGGAGGTGCGGTACAGCCCTCACCTCCTGGCCAACTCTGGTGTGGCTCCCATCCCCTGGGGACAAGCTGA GGGGGACCTCACTCCAGATGAAGTGGTTCAGCTCGTAAATCAGGGACtgaaggatggagagagggatTTCCACATCAAAGCCAGGTCTATTCTATGCTGCATGCGCCATATGCCAA gcTGGTCTCCAGAGGTGGTGGAGCTCTGCAAGAAGTATCAGAATGACTCTGTGGTGGCTGTTGACCTGGCTGGAGATGAGACCCTGAAGGTGGAGGATTACTCTGAGCATAAGAAGGCTTATGAG GAGGCTGAGAGGTGTGGGATTCATCGCACTGTCCATGCCGGGGAGGCCGGCCCGGCTGCCATGGTCAAGGAG GCAGTTTATGTCCTCAAGGCCGAGCGTGTTGGCCATGGATACCACGTCGTGGAGGACCCTGAGCTCTacaagcagctgctgaaaataaagatgCATTTTGAG GTCTGCCCTTGGTCCAGTTATCTCACTGGAGCATGTTCTCCGGACTTCACCAAACACCCCGTAATACA ATTTAAGAAAGATCGTGCCAACTATTCTCTAAACACGGATGACCCCCTCATCTTCAACTCCACCATTGACAAGGACTATGGCATCGTGAAGGAACACATGGGATTCACTGAAGAGGAGTTCAAGAGAGTT aACATCAACGCAGCCCAGTCCAGCTTCTTAcctgagaaggaaaagcaggagctgctcaacAAGCTGTATGAAGCCTATGGGATGGTCCCCAACACGTCGTGA
- the ADA gene encoding adenosine deaminase isoform X2: MERGVTSDLAPSLDVAVELHVHLDGAIRPETILYFGKKRGIPLPGNTVEELLKYVSYDTPLTLPLFLEKFNYYMPAIAGDREAVKRIAYEFVETKAKEGVAYVEVRYSPHLLANSGVAPIPWGQAEGDLTPDEVVQLVNQGLKDGERDFHIKARSILCCMRHMPSWSPEVVELCKKYQNDSVVAVDLAGDETLKVEDYSEHKKAYEEAERCGIHRTVHAGEAGPAAMVKEAVYVLKAERVGHGYHVVEDPELYKQLLKIKMHFEVCPWSSYLTGACSPDFTKHPVIQFKKDRANYSLNTDDPLIFNSTIDKDYGIVKEHMGFTEEEFKRVNINAAQSSFLPEKEKQELLNKLYEAYGMVPNTS, from the exons GAAAAGAGGCATCCCTCTCCCTGGGAATACTGTTGAGGAGCTCCTGAAGTATGTCAGCTATGACACACCACTGACACTTCCCCTGTTTCTAGAGAAATTTAATTACTACATGCCTGCCATTGC gggTGACCGTGAGGCGGTGAAGAGAATTGCCTACGAGtttgtggaaacaaaagcaaaggaaggagTCGCCTACGTGGAGGTGCGGTACAGCCCTCACCTCCTGGCCAACTCTGGTGTGGCTCCCATCCCCTGGGGACAAGCTGA GGGGGACCTCACTCCAGATGAAGTGGTTCAGCTCGTAAATCAGGGACtgaaggatggagagagggatTTCCACATCAAAGCCAGGTCTATTCTATGCTGCATGCGCCATATGCCAA gcTGGTCTCCAGAGGTGGTGGAGCTCTGCAAGAAGTATCAGAATGACTCTGTGGTGGCTGTTGACCTGGCTGGAGATGAGACCCTGAAGGTGGAGGATTACTCTGAGCATAAGAAGGCTTATGAG GAGGCTGAGAGGTGTGGGATTCATCGCACTGTCCATGCCGGGGAGGCCGGCCCGGCTGCCATGGTCAAGGAG GCAGTTTATGTCCTCAAGGCCGAGCGTGTTGGCCATGGATACCACGTCGTGGAGGACCCTGAGCTCTacaagcagctgctgaaaataaagatgCATTTTGAG GTCTGCCCTTGGTCCAGTTATCTCACTGGAGCATGTTCTCCGGACTTCACCAAACACCCCGTAATACA ATTTAAGAAAGATCGTGCCAACTATTCTCTAAACACGGATGACCCCCTCATCTTCAACTCCACCATTGACAAGGACTATGGCATCGTGAAGGAACACATGGGATTCACTGAAGAGGAGTTCAAGAGAGTT aACATCAACGCAGCCCAGTCCAGCTTCTTAcctgagaaggaaaagcaggagctgctcaacAAGCTGTATGAAGCCTATGGGATGGTCCCCAACACGTCGTGA
- the PKIG gene encoding cAMP-dependent protein kinase inhibitor gamma has product MEVESSTYTDFISCDRAGRRNAVHDIEREATTISMRKLTEDMGDLAVEGAESQRDASSSDNDPGARPKGQESSPSP; this is encoded by the exons ATGGAGGTAGAGTCCAGCACCTACACCGACTTCATCTCCTGCGACCGGGCTGGCCGGAGGAACGCTGTCCATGACATCGAGCGGGAGGCCACCACCATCAGCATGCGCAAGCTGACCGAGGACATGGGGGACCTCGCTGTGGAGGGAGCAG AAAGCCAAAGAGATGCCAGTTCTTCTGACAACGACCCTGGAGCAAGACCAAAGGGGCAAGAAAGCAGCCCCTCCCCATGA
- the ADA gene encoding adenosine deaminase isoform X3, translating to MERAQRIFGGPKVELHVHLDGAIRPETILYFGKKRGIPLPGNTVEELLKYVSYDTPLTLPLFLEKFNYYMPAIAGDREAVKRIAYEFVETKAKEGVAYVEVRYSPHLLANSGVAPIPWGQAEGDLTPDEVVQLVNQGLKDGERDFHIKARSILCCMRHMPSWSPEVVELCKKYQNDSVVAVDLAGDETLKVEDYSEHKKAYEEAERCGIHRTVHAGEAGPAAMVKEAVYVLKAERVGHGYHVVEDPELYKQLLKIKMHFEVCPWSSYLTGACSPDFTKHPVIQFKKDRANYSLNTDDPLIFNSTIDKDYGIVKEHMGFTEEEFKRVNINAAQSSFLPEKEKQELLNKLYEAYGMVPNTS from the exons GAAAAGAGGCATCCCTCTCCCTGGGAATACTGTTGAGGAGCTCCTGAAGTATGTCAGCTATGACACACCACTGACACTTCCCCTGTTTCTAGAGAAATTTAATTACTACATGCCTGCCATTGC gggTGACCGTGAGGCGGTGAAGAGAATTGCCTACGAGtttgtggaaacaaaagcaaaggaaggagTCGCCTACGTGGAGGTGCGGTACAGCCCTCACCTCCTGGCCAACTCTGGTGTGGCTCCCATCCCCTGGGGACAAGCTGA GGGGGACCTCACTCCAGATGAAGTGGTTCAGCTCGTAAATCAGGGACtgaaggatggagagagggatTTCCACATCAAAGCCAGGTCTATTCTATGCTGCATGCGCCATATGCCAA gcTGGTCTCCAGAGGTGGTGGAGCTCTGCAAGAAGTATCAGAATGACTCTGTGGTGGCTGTTGACCTGGCTGGAGATGAGACCCTGAAGGTGGAGGATTACTCTGAGCATAAGAAGGCTTATGAG GAGGCTGAGAGGTGTGGGATTCATCGCACTGTCCATGCCGGGGAGGCCGGCCCGGCTGCCATGGTCAAGGAG GCAGTTTATGTCCTCAAGGCCGAGCGTGTTGGCCATGGATACCACGTCGTGGAGGACCCTGAGCTCTacaagcagctgctgaaaataaagatgCATTTTGAG GTCTGCCCTTGGTCCAGTTATCTCACTGGAGCATGTTCTCCGGACTTCACCAAACACCCCGTAATACA ATTTAAGAAAGATCGTGCCAACTATTCTCTAAACACGGATGACCCCCTCATCTTCAACTCCACCATTGACAAGGACTATGGCATCGTGAAGGAACACATGGGATTCACTGAAGAGGAGTTCAAGAGAGTT aACATCAACGCAGCCCAGTCCAGCTTCTTAcctgagaaggaaaagcaggagctgctcaacAAGCTGTATGAAGCCTATGGGATGGTCCCCAACACGTCGTGA